In a genomic window of Bacillota bacterium:
- a CDS encoding penicillin-binding protein 2: MNKKVHSIERRLIALLVFIFICVAGIVGRLFFVQAVSAAKYEKEAEQQRLCIIEIPPKRGSILDRNGNELAVSVMMDTIYATPYLIEDRKQFAKKIAPILKVDEQELLNKLTKQGSFAYLARKADSKTVQEVKKFVQDNHIRGIGFLKESKRYYPNESLGAHVLGFAGMDNKGLAGLELYYDDVLYGKPGRIEAERDANGRPIPQSVQRSYKAEDGSDIRISIDREIQYEVETELAAAVEKYKAKSGSVIVMNPKNGEIYAMANVPCYNPNQIKDTLNDGNSRNIAVTDLYEPGSTMKAVIACGALQEGLCNPSTEFFLEPEIRIGSKSIKDAHTRPAVNYTLSKIIQESSNVGMVKVGLMMGRTRISAYLEKFGFNQKTGIDFPGEAKGFYPKAENWSQMSLANIPFGQGISTTQLRMVEAFATIANDGIPVKPHFLVDVTDPRGRVTRRAAVIQEQRVIDAQTCRQMKTILENVVLDGTGTQAKVLNYRVGGKTGTAQKAKVHGRGYEKDKFVASFIGMVPVQDPELVISVVIDEPQESIYGGSVAAPVFSRIAEFTLRYLKIPPQ, encoded by the coding sequence GTGAATAAAAAAGTTCACAGCATTGAGCGACGGCTGATTGCTCTACTAGTATTCATTTTTATATGCGTAGCGGGTATTGTGGGGCGGCTGTTTTTTGTGCAAGCTGTTTCGGCCGCTAAGTATGAGAAAGAGGCCGAGCAGCAAAGGCTATGCATAATCGAGATACCACCAAAAAGGGGGTCTATTCTCGATAGAAATGGCAATGAACTAGCCGTAAGTGTCATGATGGACACGATCTATGCGACGCCTTACTTAATAGAAGATCGCAAACAATTTGCGAAGAAGATTGCCCCAATACTCAAAGTGGATGAGCAGGAATTGCTTAACAAACTTACTAAGCAGGGGAGCTTTGCATACCTCGCAAGAAAAGCCGATTCAAAGACGGTTCAGGAGGTAAAAAAGTTTGTCCAAGATAACCATATCAGGGGCATCGGATTCTTAAAAGAAAGTAAGCGTTATTACCCAAACGAATCGCTTGGCGCACATGTTTTAGGGTTTGCGGGGATGGATAACAAAGGTCTTGCTGGGCTAGAACTATACTATGACGACGTGCTCTATGGGAAACCCGGCAGAATTGAGGCCGAACGCGATGCAAATGGAAGACCAATCCCTCAGAGCGTGCAACGCTCTTACAAAGCGGAAGACGGCTCGGATATTCGTATTAGTATTGACCGGGAAATACAGTACGAGGTAGAAACTGAGCTTGCTGCCGCAGTGGAGAAGTACAAGGCAAAATCGGGCAGCGTGATCGTTATGAACCCAAAAAATGGTGAGATATACGCTATGGCCAATGTGCCTTGCTATAACCCGAACCAGATTAAAGATACGCTAAACGATGGCAATTCAAGGAATATAGCCGTCACGGATCTCTATGAGCCTGGTTCAACCATGAAAGCTGTGATCGCGTGCGGGGCTCTTCAAGAAGGGTTATGCAATCCCTCTACGGAGTTTTTCTTAGAGCCAGAAATAAGGATAGGTTCTAAAAGTATCAAAGATGCCCATACAAGACCGGCAGTAAATTATACCCTATCAAAAATAATCCAGGAATCGAGCAATGTTGGAATGGTCAAAGTAGGATTGATGATGGGGAGGACGAGGATCAGCGCGTATTTAGAAAAGTTCGGTTTTAACCAAAAGACCGGTATAGATTTTCCTGGTGAGGCAAAGGGTTTCTATCCTAAGGCAGAAAACTGGTCACAGATGTCATTGGCCAATATACCGTTCGGCCAAGGTATTAGCACTACCCAGTTACGGATGGTTGAGGCATTCGCAACTATAGCCAATGATGGCATACCAGTTAAGCCACATTTTTTGGTCGACGTAACGGATCCGAGGGGAAGGGTTACGCGTAGGGCAGCCGTTATCCAGGAACAGCGCGTTATAGATGCTCAAACCTGCAGGCAGATGAAAACCATCCTCGAGAATGTGGTTCTTGATGGCACAGGCACGCAAGCTAAGGTACTAAATTACAGGGTTGGGGGCAAAACCGGAACCGCGCAGAAGGCAAAGGTTCATGGACGAGGCTATGAGAAAGATAAGTTTGTGGCATCGTTTATTGGAATGGTCCCTGTTCAAGACCCGGAATTAGTTATCTCTGTGGTTATAGACGAACCGCAGGAGAGTATTTACGGCGGGTCAGTAGCAGCGCCTGTCTTTAGCAGGATTGCTGAGTTTACATTGAGGTACTTAAAGATCCCACCTCAGTAA